One Pyrenophora tritici-repentis strain M4 chromosome 5, whole genome shotgun sequence DNA window includes the following coding sequences:
- a CDS encoding KfrA-N domain containing protein — MARLNETSKDAHDQGAQNDTQTIPAESHLEYGDFENDDDLTEAEKATIRQKLATRKRQVTFGRGDGQGNSEDEGNDVNAAERRRQSCRQSLKKAVKPADKTSIELGYDDDTDDMYLRFYGIHDNDEREILADMRNVDDFTACIAEHAESVFGHLADLLSQIAEQAEQLDQAHNEARVQQEAADARVERAQTQARAAAADELAQVTQKCNRMITTKNSYASRLAVLEDELAASRESNVKLYSQISDLYNERSVLQQHAGVPTNGNLYDTRPAQFQSSPPPMTANPFIGTGTHDLMLPPPMAHHQKNRPLARSAVSDNLTATGAKLKDIDIFRGDSTDKEDYKYWRRSARNFLNKTTIHTTVQDQLDYLIDHLRGPAAAQVEYRAAPGARNAYVTAEEVLTELDRIFDTVDKVTEASAALHDSGSGGLKQRDNESFNTWVARFTSTVAPLNLGDNEMIQHAIRLMKFGRNAGLQFRHGDTWEAFAQNCRTQQQLSRLTQSSGNNGTANVSGKKHRPTDADVPAACKSGSIVPASRVPALKATFTNAALQATVVDATDESEN; from the exons ATGGCCCGACTAAACGAGACGAGCAAGGATGCCCACGACCAGGGTGCTCAGAACGACACACAAACCATTCCAGCAGAGTCGCACCTTGAGTACGGCGACTTTGAGAATGACGACGACCTCACCGAAGCGGAGAAGGCGACTATTAGACAGAAGCTCGCCACCCGCAAGAGACAGGTCACTTTTGGCCGTGGAGACGGCCAAGGCAACAGCGAGGACGAGGGCAATGACGTCAACGCCGCTGAACGCCGACGACAGTCTTGTAGACAGTCTCTTAAGAAAGCCGTTAAGCCAGCGGATAAGACTTCTATAGAACTAGGctacgacgacgacacgGATGACATGTATCTACGTTTTTATGGCATCCACGACAACGATGAGCGCGAGATCCTCGCGGACATGAGGAACGTTGACGACTTCACCGCTTGCATCGCTGAACATGCTGAGAGTGTCTTTGGACACCTAGCAGATTTGCTTAGTCAGATAGCTGAACAAGCCGAACAGCTAGACCAAGCACATAATGAAGCCCGTGTACAACAAGAAGCAGCTGACGCCCGCGTGGAGCGCGCCCAGACGCAAGCTCGCGCTGCCGCCGCAGACGAGCTTGCCCAAGTCACCCAGAAATGCAACCGCATGATCACTACTAAGAACAGCTACGCTTCACGGCTAGCAGTGCTCGAAGACGAGCTTGCAGCCTCGCGCGAGTCAAACGTGAAGCTCTACTCCCAGATTAGCGACCTCTACAACGAGAGGAGTGTCCTGCAACAGCACGCGGGCGTCCCGACGAATGGAAATTTATATGACACGCGCCCAGCTCAGTTCCAGTCGTCCCCTCCTCCAATGACTGCGAACCCGTTCATTGGCACTGGCACTCACGACTTGATGCTGCCTCCCCCTATGGCACATCATCAGAAAAACCGACCCCTAGCTCGGTCTGCTGTATCGGACAACCTCACTGCAACGGGTGCAAAGCTGAAGGATATTGACATCTTTCGCGGAGACAGCACCGACAAAGAGGACTACAAGTATTGGCGCCGCAGCGCCAGGAACTTCTTAAACAAAACTACTATCCACACAACTGTTCAAGATCAGCTCGACTACCTGATTGACCACTTGCGAGGACCAGCCGCTGCACAGGTGGAATATAGAGCAGCACCCGGAGCTCGTAACGCCTACGTGACAGCGGAAGAAGTCCTCACGGAACTTGATCGCATCTTTGACACGGTCGACAAGGTCACCgaagccagcgcagcgctACACGACAGCGGCTCTGGAGGATTAAAGCAACGCGACAATGAATCGTTTAACACCTGGGTAGCCCGCTTTACCTCTACAGTCGCACCATTGAACCTGGGCGACAACGAAATGATCCAGCACGCGATCCGACTCATGAAGTTTGGTCGTAACGCAGGTTTACAATTCCGCCATGGTGATACTTGGGAAGCGTTTGCCCAGAATTGCCGCACTCAGCAACAGCTCTCACGTCTCACCCAGAGCAGCGGAAATAATG GCACGGCAAATGTCAGCGGCAAGAAACATCGTCCGACCGACGCAGACGTCCCAGCAGCCTGCAAGTCTGGCTCTATCGTGCCAGCTAGCCGCGTCCCTGCCCTCAAAGCTACATTCACCAACGCCGCCCTCCAGGCCACAGTCGTCGATGCCACCGACGAGTCGGAAAACTAG